The Pseudomonas sp. DG56-2 genome contains a region encoding:
- a CDS encoding CpsD/CapB family tyrosine-protein kinase has protein sequence MDRITPAFGKNILQVAPGSGEAPQAAPVAEQPEALGQFDYVQTKVVPLRADHLERNRIVAFNKNSNMSSSFDLLRTQVLQAMEENGWRTLAITSPTPEAGKTVLAINLAMSIAHHTTKTALLVDFDLRRPRVGASLGLPMEKSLNELLAHEAWLEEVMVNPTLPRFVVLPTREPIAHSTEMLSSPKVSNLISELRDRYESRICIFDLPPLLSSDDAITILPKFDCVLLVVANGDNNKKEIEDCMYHLATANLIGAVLNKADTQVRSYY, from the coding sequence ATGGATAGGATTACGCCAGCTTTTGGAAAAAATATTCTTCAGGTCGCCCCCGGCTCTGGCGAGGCGCCGCAGGCAGCGCCAGTGGCCGAACAGCCTGAAGCCCTCGGTCAGTTCGATTATGTGCAAACCAAGGTGGTGCCGCTGCGCGCAGATCACCTTGAGCGCAATCGTATTGTGGCGTTCAACAAGAACTCGAACATGAGTTCATCGTTTGACTTGCTGCGAACGCAAGTACTGCAGGCCATGGAGGAGAATGGCTGGCGCACCCTTGCCATTACCTCGCCAACGCCGGAGGCGGGTAAGACGGTATTGGCAATCAACCTGGCGATGAGCATTGCCCACCACACCACCAAGACCGCCTTGCTGGTGGACTTCGACCTACGCCGTCCCCGGGTGGGGGCGAGCCTGGGGCTGCCGATGGAAAAGTCGCTCAATGAGCTGCTTGCTCATGAAGCGTGGTTGGAAGAGGTGATGGTCAATCCGACATTGCCACGCTTTGTGGTGCTGCCGACGCGTGAGCCCATTGCGCATTCCACCGAGATGTTGTCATCGCCCAAGGTGAGCAATCTGATCAGCGAACTGCGTGACCGCTACGAGTCACGTATTTGCATTTTCGATCTGCCCCCGCTGTTGAGCTCCGATGATGCGATCACCATTTTGCCCAAGTTCGACTGTGTGCTGCTAGTGGTTGCCAACGGTGACAACAACAAGAAAGAGATCGAGGACTGCATGTACCATCTGGCGACGGCCAATCTGATTGGTGCGGTCCTGAACAAGGCTGACACTCAGGTTCGTTCCTATTACTGA
- a CDS encoding Wzz/FepE/Etk N-terminal domain-containing protein, producing MKSEYEMSLNDYIAIIKDRALLLGVSIVVILAVTVAVALTVPPIYQSTGTILVESQQISPELVSANNNSFADERIEVIRQRVMTRDNLLRIINKYDLYADKGRQFSDNDKIDLMRNSIVVASLSTYIKGRGEATVAFNVSFEHKRPEVAKEVASELVTLFLDENMKQRTERANETTVFLTQEANKLGAELASLENQLADFKQAHANALPEHQALRMSMLSRAELEFREVDRDYKTAQEELRYLELELSAANAGLTTKAESARGAVEQPQDLPSLKAEYARLQSKYKDAHPDVIAVKRKIEALQASGGRGAANASVSLDVARVRTRIGAAQERIASLAEQKRQLVKKMEGYEAEILETPQVERGLVTLMRDHDNARKKYEEIRAKEMGAKITESLEQENKAERFVLLEPPLMPEKPIKPNRKKIAALGLVLAPAGGAALVMLLELLNQRVRGMGALESVVGRRVLVAIPYIPTQADTARRKQLLKWLVIAAAALMAIMLLIVHVFYMPLDALLFKAMARFE from the coding sequence ATGAAATCTGAATACGAGATGTCTCTTAACGATTACATAGCCATTATCAAAGACCGGGCCTTGCTGCTGGGGGTGAGCATTGTGGTCATTCTGGCAGTGACGGTGGCGGTCGCCCTCACGGTTCCTCCCATCTATCAATCGACGGGCACCATCCTGGTGGAGTCGCAGCAGATTTCGCCGGAACTGGTCTCTGCGAACAACAACAGTTTTGCTGACGAGCGCATCGAAGTCATTCGCCAACGGGTGATGACCCGCGACAACCTGCTGCGGATCATCAACAAGTACGATCTGTATGCCGACAAGGGCCGCCAGTTCAGCGACAACGACAAGATCGACCTGATGCGCAACTCGATTGTCGTCGCCAGTTTGAGTACCTACATAAAAGGGCGGGGCGAGGCGACTGTCGCCTTCAACGTTTCGTTTGAGCACAAGCGTCCGGAAGTTGCCAAGGAAGTGGCCAGCGAATTGGTCACGCTGTTTCTTGACGAGAACATGAAGCAGCGTACCGAACGTGCCAATGAAACAACCGTGTTCCTGACGCAGGAAGCGAACAAGCTCGGTGCCGAGCTCGCCAGCCTGGAAAACCAGTTGGCCGACTTCAAACAGGCGCATGCCAATGCCTTGCCTGAGCACCAGGCATTGCGCATGAGCATGTTGTCGCGCGCCGAACTGGAGTTCAGGGAAGTGGATCGCGATTACAAGACGGCCCAGGAAGAATTGCGTTACCTGGAGCTGGAATTGTCAGCCGCCAATGCCGGGCTGACCACCAAGGCCGAGAGCGCCCGAGGTGCAGTGGAGCAGCCACAGGATTTGCCTAGTCTCAAGGCCGAGTACGCCAGGCTGCAGAGCAAATATAAGGATGCGCATCCGGATGTGATCGCTGTGAAACGTAAGATCGAAGCGCTACAGGCATCCGGTGGCCGGGGTGCCGCCAATGCCTCGGTAAGCCTGGATGTCGCTCGGGTGCGTACCCGCATCGGTGCTGCCCAGGAGCGTATTGCTTCGCTGGCCGAGCAAAAACGCCAGTTGGTGAAGAAAATGGAAGGCTACGAGGCGGAGATTCTTGAGACGCCACAAGTCGAGCGCGGCCTGGTCACCCTCATGCGCGACCATGACAACGCGCGCAAGAAGTACGAAGAAATTCGTGCCAAGGAAATGGGCGCGAAAATTACTGAAAGTCTCGAGCAGGAGAACAAGGCCGAACGCTTCGTGCTTCTCGAGCCTCCGCTGATGCCGGAGAAACCCATCAAACCGAACCGAAAGAAAATTGCCGCCTTGGGCCTTGTGTTGGCACCGGCGGGTGGCGCTGCATTGGTCATGCTCCTGGAGTTGTTGAACCAGCGTGTTCGCGGTATGGGGGCATTGGAGAGTGTGGTGGGCAGGCGCGTGTTGGTCGCGATTCCCTACATTCCTACTCAGGCGGACACGGCGCGGCGCAAGCAGTTGCTGAAGTGGTTGGTCATCGCCGCGGCTGCGTTGATGGCTATCATGTTATTGATCGTGCATGTGTTCTATATGCCTCTGGATGCACTGCTATTTAAAGCTATGGCTCGGTTTGAATAG
- a CDS encoding polysaccharide biosynthesis/export family protein, protein MVRLMSSVLCVLVVWSGPGMAVERSATYLLNPGDVVEVSVWQEDNLRREVSVLPDGSITFPLVGQIQVAGLDTAEVEKKVANKLEQFLPDPNVSVVVKSTTGNLLYVQGKVIKPGPVQMAGPTAVLQALSMSGGLDKFADESAIKVIRLKGDSQQVLPVHYKDLISGRDMSTNIQLQAGDTLVVP, encoded by the coding sequence ATGGTGCGTTTGATGTCTTCCGTACTCTGCGTGCTGGTGGTGTGGTCTGGCCCTGGCATGGCTGTCGAAAGAAGCGCCACTTACTTGCTCAACCCAGGTGATGTGGTGGAGGTTTCCGTCTGGCAGGAAGATAACCTGCGCAGGGAAGTCAGTGTTCTACCCGATGGCAGCATTACGTTCCCCTTGGTCGGTCAAATCCAGGTCGCAGGATTGGACACGGCTGAAGTCGAGAAAAAAGTCGCGAACAAGCTCGAACAATTCCTCCCCGATCCGAATGTCAGCGTGGTTGTCAAAAGCACGACCGGCAACCTTCTCTATGTCCAAGGCAAGGTGATCAAACCTGGCCCGGTGCAGATGGCAGGCCCGACGGCAGTGCTACAGGCCCTGAGTATGTCTGGGGGGCTGGACAAGTTCGCAGATGAAAGCGCCATTAAGGTGATCCGTCTCAAGGGCGATTCGCAACAGGTATTGCCCGTGCACTACAAGGATTTGATTTCCGGCCGTGACATGTCTACCAATATCCAACTCCAGGCCGGCGATACGCTGGTCGTGCCTTAA
- the galE gene encoding UDP-glucose 4-epimerase GalE → MKFLVVGGAGYIGSHMVKHLLLAGHEVVVADVAHAGPGIKWVELDIADVRALDALFAEYQFEAVFHFASFIQVGESVTDPGKYYQNNVAATLTLLQAMVRAGISKLVFSSTAAVYGDPQYVPIDEAHPKASINPYGRSKWMVEQILEDFDHAYGLKSVCLRYFNAAGADPEAQIGECHEPETHLIPLILQAAAGRRSAITVFGRDYSTPDGTCIRDYVHVADLVSAHSLAVDYLLAGGASTAFNLGNGLGFSVQEVIDTARAVTGRTITVSDAPRRAGDPPRLVADASKAKEILGWQPQYAALEQIVSHAWTWEQKYPWH, encoded by the coding sequence ATGAAGTTTTTAGTTGTCGGCGGCGCAGGGTATATCGGTTCGCACATGGTCAAGCACCTGCTGTTGGCAGGCCATGAAGTCGTGGTAGCTGACGTCGCCCACGCGGGCCCCGGAATCAAATGGGTGGAACTGGACATCGCCGATGTGCGAGCCCTGGATGCACTGTTTGCCGAGTATCAATTTGAGGCGGTCTTCCACTTCGCCTCGTTCATCCAGGTGGGTGAATCGGTTACCGACCCTGGCAAGTATTACCAGAACAACGTAGCGGCAACGCTGACACTGCTCCAGGCCATGGTCCGAGCCGGCATCAGCAAGCTGGTGTTTTCCTCGACTGCCGCCGTCTATGGCGACCCACAATACGTGCCAATCGACGAGGCGCACCCCAAGGCATCCATCAACCCCTATGGTCGCAGCAAATGGATGGTGGAGCAGATACTCGAAGACTTCGACCATGCCTATGGATTGAAGTCGGTCTGCCTACGCTACTTCAACGCCGCGGGTGCAGACCCCGAAGCGCAAATTGGCGAATGCCATGAACCAGAAACCCACCTGATCCCTCTCATCCTCCAGGCAGCTGCCGGGCGGCGATCGGCGATAACCGTCTTTGGTCGGGATTACAGCACGCCAGACGGCACGTGCATTCGTGACTATGTTCACGTTGCCGACTTGGTATCAGCACATTCGCTGGCGGTGGATTACCTGTTGGCCGGCGGTGCCAGCACGGCGTTCAACCTTGGCAATGGCCTGGGCTTCTCGGTGCAGGAAGTCATCGACACTGCACGTGCCGTAACCGGCCGCACGATCACAGTCAGCGATGCACCACGTCGGGCGGGCGACCCGCCGCGGTTGGTGGCCGACGCCAGCAAAGCCAAGGAGATCCTCGGCTGGCAGCCGCAATACGCGGCGCTTGAGCAAATCGTCAGCCACGCCTGGACCTGGGAACAGAAGTACCCTTGGCACTGA
- a CDS encoding GNAT family N-acetyltransferase has translation MKERMVAVARKFVSPSMRYALRSSLSRFKDILGRACLWRWEVARFRLQQQSPYEILYIGRKQRREMAKLLIGGKNPGASALRDVAPGAGVSNHVVVVSEMPTAGALNVPHYLSAVVPLGRSLEEITARYDSELRRSIRKNRPLYRIKQAVTDAEIAMADQEMLRPYATARQGIHAAQFPTEEVFRIAKTVGRLDLIMLDDEVVACHLGCEITRDTKRYWSTLRFGYREAIFSDAKKLRDVNSITTYMALEWAIEQGFDYYDIGLCLARPDDGLLKWKRRRGGDIDALGNHAYMFIRLPKTGTAQFLWDTPLFAVEGNKLTLHLGLPEGASADEVASRYHEMVFGGLHKIYLYGAKSSADAFLETLRSRYATLHAPPLMETVPAN, from the coding sequence ATGAAAGAGAGAATGGTGGCAGTCGCTCGAAAATTCGTATCTCCTTCAATGCGCTACGCGTTGCGATCGTCGTTGAGCCGGTTCAAAGACATTCTTGGGCGTGCCTGTCTGTGGCGTTGGGAGGTGGCCCGGTTCAGGCTGCAGCAGCAAAGCCCGTACGAAATCCTCTACATCGGCAGGAAGCAGCGCCGAGAGATGGCCAAGCTGTTGATCGGGGGCAAGAATCCAGGCGCTTCTGCGCTGCGGGATGTAGCCCCAGGGGCCGGCGTGTCGAACCATGTGGTAGTGGTCAGCGAGATGCCGACTGCAGGGGCGCTCAATGTTCCCCACTACCTCAGCGCGGTGGTGCCGCTGGGGCGTTCACTTGAAGAAATCACCGCGCGTTACGACAGTGAGTTGCGCCGAAGTATCCGCAAGAATCGTCCTCTGTATCGGATCAAGCAGGCTGTGACGGATGCCGAGATCGCCATGGCTGACCAAGAAATGCTTAGACCCTACGCCACGGCAAGACAGGGTATTCATGCTGCGCAGTTTCCTACCGAGGAAGTTTTTCGCATTGCCAAGACAGTTGGCCGGCTGGACCTGATCATGCTCGACGACGAGGTGGTGGCGTGTCACCTTGGCTGCGAGATTACCCGAGACACGAAGCGTTACTGGAGTACCCTGCGGTTCGGCTATCGCGAAGCGATTTTTTCCGATGCGAAAAAACTCAGGGACGTTAATTCGATTACCACTTACATGGCACTTGAGTGGGCCATTGAGCAAGGATTTGATTATTACGACATCGGGCTCTGTCTGGCGCGCCCAGATGATGGGCTGTTGAAATGGAAGAGAAGACGTGGCGGGGATATCGATGCTCTAGGTAACCACGCGTACATGTTTATTCGCTTGCCCAAAACCGGGACCGCCCAGTTTCTCTGGGATACTCCGCTGTTTGCTGTCGAAGGAAACAAGTTGACCCTCCACCTTGGACTGCCAGAGGGAGCAAGTGCTGACGAAGTTGCCAGCCGTTATCACGAGATGGTTTTCGGCGGGCTACACAAGATTTATCTCTATGGTGCGAAAAGTTCTGCCGACGCGTTCCTTGAGACTTTGCGAAGTCGCTACGCCACTCTGCATGCGCCGCCCTTGATGGAAACAGTGCCGGCCAACTGA
- the eppA gene encoding EPS-associated small membrane protein EppA has protein sequence MRSTLLIKSIFLLVLMSGAAGAADSYMNDTSVVPVATAGWIFCFAVIGFIAVANRQKI, from the coding sequence ATGCGTTCGACATTGTTGATAAAGTCCATTTTTTTGTTGGTGCTCATGAGCGGTGCGGCAGGGGCGGCAGATTCTTATATGAATGATACAAGTGTGGTGCCGGTGGCGACGGCGGGGTGGATTTTTTGTTTCGCAGTGATTGGTTTTATTGCCGTCGCCAATCGACAAAAAATTTAA